The following nucleotide sequence is from Pasteurella multocida.
TGTTGGTATCGTGGCACGCTTATACGCGAAAATGAACTATTTAAGTTTGTGTGGCTTATTGGCGGGTTCGATGACCGATCCGCCAGCACTAGCCTTTGCAAATGCGATTAAAGAGGAAAGTGGCGCATCTGCGTTATCCTACGCAACGGTTTATCCGCTTGTGATGTTCTTACGGATTATTTCGCCTCAACTGTTAGCTATATTGCTGTGGACGTTACTGTAATCAACAAAAAAACCGCACATCAAAGTGCGGTTTTTTTCGTTTCTTTTTTATCGTGTCGAAAGTTGGAAAATCATGGCTTCTGCTTGGCAGCTAAACACAAATTGTGCTTTAAGCAAGGCTCCTTGTTCTACGGCTGAAATATCACTTGTGATTTCGCAAGGATCGCTTTCTGCGGCTTTTGCTTTTTCAGTTAAATAAGCCAGTGCTTCTTCGGCTTGTGCTTGCGAGGCATATACTTGTTCAAATTCTACCGTACAGTCAGAACCATCAATAATAGTACCCACATCAACACAGCAACAGGCTTTGGCTTCTTCTGGATTGCATTTTAATTTACTCATACCTTTTCCTTCTAATTTTGATGAAATATTTAGCACATTTTATCACTGTTCCGCGGGCTCGTAAAATTTAACCCTTGTTTTTGTAAGGTAAAATCAATCATTCACACATCTATCTGACTGGTCTGAACTCTTACTAAATCGAGCAAATACATTTGCACCCCTCTAGATACTTCTTTAGAATCCAAACGTTTTATTACAAATGTTTTATTATACAAATAACTTAAATAACAAAGGTCTCATAATTATGGCGAAAACTAGCAAATTTACTCAAACTCTTCTTGCTTCCGCGTTAGCGGTGGTCGCGGGTAGCGCTTCTGCTGCCGCTTTCCAACTAGCAGAAGTGTCAACATCCGGTTTAGGGCGTGCTTATGCGGGGGAAGCCGCGATTGCAGATAATGCGGCAGTGGTTGCCACGAACCCAGCATTAATGAGCTTATTGAAACAACCTGAAATTTCTGTTGGGGCAATTTATGTGGACCCAAATATTAATTTAACTTCACCAATGCCAGGGTTCGCCTATAAAAATATTGCGCCGAATGCGTTAGTTCCGACAGTGTATGGTGTGTATCCAATTAACGAAAAATTCGCTGTGGGCGGTGGATTGAATGTCAACTATGGTTTAGCCACCGAGTTTGATGACAAATATGCGGGTGGCTTTTTAGGCGGTAAAACCGATTTAACCGCAATTAACTTTAACTTAAGCGGTGCCTATCGTGTTACTGAAAAATTCAGTGTTGGTCTAGGCTTAAACGCAGTGCATGCGAAAGCGAAACTTGAGCGTTATGCGGGTGTAGCGTTAAAATTAAAAGCGCAAGCATTGGCTCAAGCTGGAGTTCAAGGTGCAGAACAACTTGCGAAATTACCAGCGAATACTGTGATTTCAAAGTTACAGGGTGATAAATGGGGCTTTGGCTGGAATGCAGGATTGGTATATGAATTTAATGAGCGTAACCGCATTGGTATCGCCTATCATTCACAAGTGGATATCAATTTTAAAGGACAGTATTCGAATCAATTTCCTTTAGCTCTTGCACCTGCATTAAGTCCTCAAGGTATTACTGCGACAGGTGGCAAAGAAATCCCGGGTACTTTACATTTACCGCTACCGGCTTATTGGGAAATTTCTGGCTATCATAAAATGACCGATCGTTTTGCAATGCACTATAGCTATAAATATACGCAATGGAGCAAATTTAAAGAGTTACGTGCAAAAGGTACGGACGGTAAGACCTTATTTAGCAAAACAGAAGAGTTTCGTGATTCTTCACGTATTGCCCTTGGTGCGAGCTATGATGTAACCGATGCATTAACGGTACGTACGGGTATTGCGTATGATGAAAGTGCTGCAGATGAGCATAACACCATTTCTATTCCAGATACGGATCGTACTTGGTTTAGTGTGGGGGCCACTTACCGCTTTACGCCAAATGTATCTATTGATGCCGGTTTTGCACACTTAAAAGGCAAGAAGAATACCTTTAAAGAAGAAGGGGTTCCATTTACTAGCAAAGCCAGTGCGAACCTTTATGGTTTAAATGTGAATTACCGTTTCTAATTGACAAAAAATCAAGCATAATAAAGCGTACTTCGGTACGCTTTTCTTTTTTAGAGGATGTTATGTCACCTGTTTATTATTGCTATGAGGATTCTCCGGTTGGGCGTTTATTGATGCTGTGTGAAGCGGAGAAACTTACGCATCTTGATTTTGTTGTCACGCAAGTTGCCCCTCGCCCCGATTGGATTTTAGATGAAAATCGACCGCTCTTTTTACAGGTTAAGCAAGCCTTGCGGGACTATTTTGCTGGGAAACGTGTGTGCTTTGACGCGATTCCTTTTGCCCCTAAAGGTACGGCATTTCAGCAACGCGTTTGGTCTGCATTACAACAGTTAGCTTATGGTGAATGCACGACTTATGGCGAGCTGGCTCAACGAATTGGTCAGCCGAAGGCGGTGCGTGCGGTTGGTGGGGCCGTTGGTCGTAATCCAATTAGCATTCTAATCCCTTGTCATCGTGTTTTAGGTAAACAACGTGAATTGACCGGTTTTGGTGGAGGCTTACCCATCAAACGCCATTTGTTGCAATTAGAACAAATTGACTATGTGGATCACGGGGTAGAGTTTGTAAAACCTAAACACCTCAAAAAATATCAGCAAAAATGACCGCACTTTATGACACCTCAAACTGAGCAAGAATTATTACAACGGGCACAGGCGATTGCAGGCTTACGCTTTGCCGATCTGGCACAAAGCCTGCATATGCCGGTTCCACCTGACTTAAAACGAGATAAAGGCTGGGTGGGTATGTTAATTGAAACCGCTCTCGGTGCAACCGCAGGCAGTAAAGCTGAGCAAGATTTTGCGCACTTGGGGATTGAGTTAAAAACGCTCCCGATTAATGCACAGGGGATGCCGTTAGAAACCACTTTTGTCAGCTTAGCGCCCTTAACGCAGAATGTGGGGGTCAGTTGGGAAAACTCACATGTTAGGCATAAACTCAGTAAGGTACTGTGGATTTTAGTTGAAGGGGAAAGACAGATTCCGTTGTCTGAACGGCGTGTTGGGCAGCCGATTTTATGGCAGCCTTCAGCACAGCAAGAATTGCGTTTAAAGCGAGATTGGGAAGAGCTAATGGAATATATTAGCTTAGGCAAGCTTGAGCAGATTAATGCGACCTTAGGCGAGGTGCTACAGCTTCGTCCGAAAGGGGCAAACAGTAAAGCGTTGACCCGTGGAATTGGCAAACACGGTGAAATGATTGATACGTTACCTTTAGGCTTTTATTTACGTAAAACCTTTACTGCGGAAATTTTACAACAATTTTTGCTTGGCACGGGGTAATTGACTTGGTGTCTTTGCACAAAATGATATGATTTATCTCATTTTTATGAAAAAAGGAACAGACTATGTTTGAATGGCTTGCGAGTCCGGAGGCTTGGGTTGCACTTTTTACCTTAGCTGCTTTAGAAATTGTGTTAGGGATTGATAACATCATTTTCATTAGTATTTTGGTTGGGCGTTTACCCGAACATCAACGCCAATCCGGACGCTTGATTGGGCTCGGTTTGGCAATGGGAATGCGAATTTTATTATTGCTTTCTCTCTCTTGGGTCATGTCGTTGACAGCGACCTTATTTACCGTATTAGGGGAGGCGATCTCTGGGCGTGATTTAATTTTATTGATTGGTGGCTTATTCCTAGTAGCAAAAAGTACCCATGAAATTCACCATGCTATGATGCCAGAAGAAGAAAATGAGGAAGAGAAACCAAAAACAGTAAGCTTTTTAGGCATTTTAACGCAGATTGCGATTTTGGATATTGTGTTCTCATTGGATTCGGTGATTACGGCAGTAGGCATGGTAGATCAAGTGGGCGTGATGATTGTGGCGATTGTGATGGCTGTTGGGGTAATGATGTTTGCAGCGAAACCAATCGGGGATTTTGTTGAAACGCATCCAACTTTGAAAGTCCTTGCTCTGTCTTTCTTAATCTTAATTGGTGTGGCATTGATTGGAGAGAGTTTAGATTTCCACATTCCGAAAGGTTATATTTACTTTGCGATGGGCTTCTCCGTGGTGGTTGAAATGATCAACATTAAAATGCGTAAAAAGCTCATTAAAAAACCGAGTGTGTGAGAGAACACAAAAATGGCAAGCCTGAGTCGCTTGCCATATTATTATAGCTAGACAAAGTCTAGCTATAAAAACCATACGCTTTGCGTATGGAACAGAAAAGCTTAAGCGGTGAGCAGAACAAAACATCCTCCTATAATGAACAAGGCTGACAACCAAAATTCAACATATAGGAGGATAAGTCATGGCAAGTAAATCCAATGACGATTCAAGTCTATCACACACAAGATGGAACTGTAAGTACCACATAGTCTTTATCCCTAAGTATAGGAGAAAAGCAATTTATGGAAAATTGCGAGTTGATATAGGAGGGATACTAAGACAATTATGTCACTACAAGAATGTAGAGATAATAGAGGCATATGCAATGAAAGAGCATATCCATATGCTGTTAAGGATACCTCCGAAACTGGCCGTTTCAAGTTTTATGGGGTATTTAAAAGGTAAGTCATCGCTAATGATATTTGAAAGACATGCAAATTTGAAATATAAGTATGGGAATCGAAATTTTTGGGCGAAAGGCTATTATGTAAGTACAGTAGGTTTAAATACAAAAATTGTAGAGGAATATATCCGAAATCAGGAAAAGGAAGATATGATTCAGGATAATTTATCGAAGAAAGAATATATGGACCCCTTTAAGGGGTAGGCAACAGAGTTATTGAACGGTTGTCAGAATTCACATGCCCCTTGAGGGGCATGTGAAGTACTAGGCCCTTATAGGGTGGCCTAAAAACCGCCCGTTTTACGGGCGGATTGTTATTTGGGGGGAGGCTAATGTGCCTCGTCCCAGTTTTTACCCACACCCACATCTACAATCAGTGGCACCACAAGTTGAGCAGCTTGTTCCATCGTGGTTTTGATGATCGTGCGAAAGTGTTCGATTTTATCTGAGCGTACTTCAAAGACCAATTCATCGTGTACTTGCATGATCATTTTAATGTCAGGTTGTTCTGCGATTTCACGATCTAAAGTAATCATCGCTCGTTTAATGATATCTGCTGCTGTCCCTTGCATTGGCGCGTTGATAGCAACCCGTTCAGCTGCTTTGCGACGAATGGCATTGGAAGATTGGATATCAGGTAAATATAAGCGTCGGTCAAACAAAGTTGTTACATAACCTTGTGCTTTGGCTGTTTCGCGAATGTCATGCATAAAGGCTTGTACACCGGGGTAACGTTGGAAATACAAGTCCATGTATTTTTGTGCTTCATGACGTGGAATGCCTAATTGACGAGAAAGTCCAAATGAACTCATGCCATAAATTAAACCAAAGTTAATGGCTTTGGCGCTACGACGTTGTTCACTGCTAACTTGCGCTAATGGAATGCCAAAGATCTCTGCCGCTGTTGAACGGTGAATATCTTTTCCTTCATTAAATGCGTTAATTAGCCCTTTATCTTGCGATAAGTGAGCCATGATTCGCAGTTCAATTTGGGAATAGTCCGCGGCCATAATTTGATAGCCTTCAGGTGCAATAAAGGCTTGACGAATGCGACGCCCTTCCTCGTTGCGAATCGGAATATTTTGTAAATTGGGATCACTCGATGAAAGACGACCTGTGGCGGTTACCGCCTGATGATAGGAAGTATGTACACGTCCCGTGTCTTTATTCACCATGAGCGGTAATTTGTCAGTATAAGTGGATTTTAATTTACTTAATCCACGATGCTCCACAAGAATTTTTGGCAAGGCATGCTCGTAGGCAAGCTCTTCTAAGACTTCTTCATTCGTTGACGGCGCGCCTTTAGGCGTTTTCTTCAAGACAGGTAAGCTCAATTTATCGAACAGGATCTCTTGCAACTGTTTGGTTGAGGCCAAATTAAATTGTTGTCCAGCCAATTCATACGCCTGTTGTTCAAGTGCGGTCAATCTTACGCCAATTTGTTGCGACTGACTAAACAGTGCATCACTATCAATGAGCACGCCATGACGTTCAATACGCGACAGCACCGAGGCTAAAGGCAGTTCCATGGTTTGATATAACTTCACTAATTCAGGCTGTGCTACTACTTTTTCCCATAAGACCTGCTGTAATTTCATGGTAATATCGGCATCTTCTGCCGCATATTCCGCCGCTTGTTCAAGTGGTATTTGATTAAAGGTGAGCTGAGCTTTGCCTTTACCCGCGATATCTTCAAAGTGAATGGTTTGGTGACCTAAATAACGTTTGGCTAATTCATCCATATTATGGCGCCCAGTACTGTCTAACACATAAGACAGTAACATGGTGTCATAGCTCACGCCTTGTACTTCAATACCGTGACGAGCAAAGATACTTAAATCGTACTTAATATTTTGTCCTACTTTATGGATTTCAGGGTTCTCTAAAACAGGTTTAAGCAAAGAAAGTGCGGTCTGAAAATCTACTTGCTGAGGTGCGCCAAGATAATCATGGCGTAATGGTAAATAAGCAGCTTCACCATTCTCTAACGCAAAAGATACCCCGACTAAATGAGCCACCATATAGTCTAAACTGTCTGTTTCAGTATCAATTGCAATACATTTGGCTTGATTAAGCTTGTCTATCCAGCGCTTCAATTCACTGAGTTCGAGAAGACATTGGTATTGGCTACGGTCAATTTGGACAGAAACGGTATTTTCTCTCTCATTTGCACTTGGAGTGGCTTGGTAAGGATTGAGCTTCACTGCCTGTTCCGAACCATTGGTGACGGAGCTTTCTCCTCCATTCATCACTTCGTTAAGCCAGCGCTTAAATTCATAACGAGCAAAATATTCAATTAACGCATCTTTATTCGCAACACCAAAAGTCAGTTGTTCTGGACTGACATCCAGTGCAACATCGGTTTTAATGGTGGCGAGTAGATAAGATAAATCAGCGAGATCTTTTGCCTCGGCTAATTTTGCTCCTAATGTTTTGGCGCCACGTAGGGATAAACTGGCGACTTTGTCTAAATTTGCATAAATCTCAGCCATGCTACCTATGCCTTGTAGCAGACCTAACGCCGTTTTTTCCCCTACGCCCGGAATTCCCGGAATATTATCTGAGCTATCGCCCATTAACGCGAGGTAATCAATGATTAATTCCGGAGGCAGACCATATTTTTCAAGTACTCCCTCGCGATCTAATAAAGTGTTGTTCATGGTGTTAATGAGCATAATATTCTCATCAACAAGCTGCGCCATGTCTTTGTCACCGGTACTAATTAAGACTTTTTTTCCGGTACGAGAGGCTTGCACCGCAAGGGTACCAATGACGTCATCGGCTTCCACACCTTCTACCACTAACAAGGGAATGCCTAAGGCCCGAATAATATTGTGCAGTGGCAGAATTTGACTGCGTAATTCCTCAGGCATTGGGGGACGATGAGATTTGTATTGTTCAAATATTTCATCACGAAAGGTTTTGCCCTTCGCATCAAAAACCACGGCAATATGGCTTGGTTGTACTTGTGAAATGAGGCTTTTTAACATATTTAATACACCGTACATTGCGCCAGTTGGCTCATTTAATGAGTTCGTTAAAGGCGGAAATGCGTGAAATGCGCGGTATAGATACGAAGAACCATCCACTAAGACTAAAGGGTTTTCTGCGATTTTTGCCATAAATTATCCGTTTATTTAATGAAAAGAGGTTGCCATTATAACGTAAAACAGCAAGAAGGCGTTCAAAAAGCATAAGCTTTTCGATTTCGTGTGGTTGATGTTGCAGTAGCGGATGTAAAAATAATCACATTGAATAAAAAATATGTGATCTTAGTCACATTCAACGCGCTGATTTATGACAATAGGAGAATGAATTTGTTACATTAATAACCTCATCGTCAGAATGGAATTTTCAAGGAGAATACAATGAAGCAATTTAAATTATCAGTTATTGCCGTGAGTTCGCTCGTTTTATTAGCGGCTTGTTCAAATCAACAAGCAGTCGAGCAAGCCAATCAAGCAAAATTACAGCAACAAGTGGCAATGGGGTTAATTTGGACGCAACAGTCGGGCGAATATGCAGCATTAGCACACCAAGCGTTTAACTCTGCCAAAATGGCATTTGACCATGCAAAAGCGAAAAAAGGTAAGAAAAAAGCCGTGGTGGTGGATTTAGATGAAACCATGATTGATAACAGTGCTTATGCGGGGTGGCAAGTACAAAGTGGACAAGGTTTTTCACCGAAAACATGGACAAAATGGGTTGACG
It contains:
- a CDS encoding YfcZ/YiiS family protein is translated as MSKLKCNPEEAKACCCVDVGTIIDGSDCTVEFEQVYASQAQAEEALAYLTEKAKAAESDPCEITSDISAVEQGALLKAQFVFSCQAEAMIFQLSTR
- the mutH gene encoding DNA mismatch repair endonuclease MutH; the protein is MTPQTEQELLQRAQAIAGLRFADLAQSLHMPVPPDLKRDKGWVGMLIETALGATAGSKAEQDFAHLGIELKTLPINAQGMPLETTFVSLAPLTQNVGVSWENSHVRHKLSKVLWILVEGERQIPLSERRVGQPILWQPSAQQELRLKRDWEELMEYISLGKLEQINATLGEVLQLRPKGANSKALTRGIGKHGEMIDTLPLGFYLRKTFTAEILQQFLLGTG
- the polA gene encoding DNA polymerase I, with translation MAKIAENPLVLVDGSSYLYRAFHAFPPLTNSLNEPTGAMYGVLNMLKSLISQVQPSHIAVVFDAKGKTFRDEIFEQYKSHRPPMPEELRSQILPLHNIIRALGIPLLVVEGVEADDVIGTLAVQASRTGKKVLISTGDKDMAQLVDENIMLINTMNNTLLDREGVLEKYGLPPELIIDYLALMGDSSDNIPGIPGVGEKTALGLLQGIGSMAEIYANLDKVASLSLRGAKTLGAKLAEAKDLADLSYLLATIKTDVALDVSPEQLTFGVANKDALIEYFARYEFKRWLNEVMNGGESSVTNGSEQAVKLNPYQATPSANERENTVSVQIDRSQYQCLLELSELKRWIDKLNQAKCIAIDTETDSLDYMVAHLVGVSFALENGEAAYLPLRHDYLGAPQQVDFQTALSLLKPVLENPEIHKVGQNIKYDLSIFARHGIEVQGVSYDTMLLSYVLDSTGRHNMDELAKRYLGHQTIHFEDIAGKGKAQLTFNQIPLEQAAEYAAEDADITMKLQQVLWEKVVAQPELVKLYQTMELPLASVLSRIERHGVLIDSDALFSQSQQIGVRLTALEQQAYELAGQQFNLASTKQLQEILFDKLSLPVLKKTPKGAPSTNEEVLEELAYEHALPKILVEHRGLSKLKSTYTDKLPLMVNKDTGRVHTSYHQAVTATGRLSSSDPNLQNIPIRNEEGRRIRQAFIAPEGYQIMAADYSQIELRIMAHLSQDKGLINAFNEGKDIHRSTAAEIFGIPLAQVSSEQRRSAKAINFGLIYGMSSFGLSRQLGIPRHEAQKYMDLYFQRYPGVQAFMHDIRETAKAQGYVTTLFDRRLYLPDIQSSNAIRRKAAERVAINAPMQGTAADIIKRAMITLDREIAEQPDIKMIMQVHDELVFEVRSDKIEHFRTIIKTTMEQAAQLVVPLIVDVGVGKNWDEAH
- the tnpA gene encoding IS200/IS605 family transposase, whose protein sequence is MASKSNDDSSLSHTRWNCKYHIVFIPKYRRKAIYGKLRVDIGGILRQLCHYKNVEIIEAYAMKEHIHMLLRIPPKLAVSSFMGYLKGKSSLMIFERHANLKYKYGNRNFWAKGYYVSTVGLNTKIVEEYIRNQEKEDMIQDNLSKKEYMDPFKG
- a CDS encoding TerC family protein, with product MFEWLASPEAWVALFTLAALEIVLGIDNIIFISILVGRLPEHQRQSGRLIGLGLAMGMRILLLLSLSWVMSLTATLFTVLGEAISGRDLILLIGGLFLVAKSTHEIHHAMMPEEENEEEKPKTVSFLGILTQIAILDIVFSLDSVITAVGMVDQVGVMIVAIVMAVGVMMFAAKPIGDFVETHPTLKVLALSFLILIGVALIGESLDFHIPKGYIYFAMGFSVVVEMINIKMRKKLIKKPSV
- a CDS encoding methylated-DNA--[protein]-cysteine S-methyltransferase, whose amino-acid sequence is MSPVYYCYEDSPVGRLLMLCEAEKLTHLDFVVTQVAPRPDWILDENRPLFLQVKQALRDYFAGKRVCFDAIPFAPKGTAFQQRVWSALQQLAYGECTTYGELAQRIGQPKAVRAVGGAVGRNPISILIPCHRVLGKQRELTGFGGGLPIKRHLLQLEQIDYVDHGVEFVKPKHLKKYQQK
- a CDS encoding outer membrane protein transport protein, coding for MAKTSKFTQTLLASALAVVAGSASAAAFQLAEVSTSGLGRAYAGEAAIADNAAVVATNPALMSLLKQPEISVGAIYVDPNINLTSPMPGFAYKNIAPNALVPTVYGVYPINEKFAVGGGLNVNYGLATEFDDKYAGGFLGGKTDLTAINFNLSGAYRVTEKFSVGLGLNAVHAKAKLERYAGVALKLKAQALAQAGVQGAEQLAKLPANTVISKLQGDKWGFGWNAGLVYEFNERNRIGIAYHSQVDINFKGQYSNQFPLALAPALSPQGITATGGKEIPGTLHLPLPAYWEISGYHKMTDRFAMHYSYKYTQWSKFKELRAKGTDGKTLFSKTEEFRDSSRIALGASYDVTDALTVRTGIAYDESAADEHNTISIPDTDRTWFSVGATYRFTPNVSIDAGFAHLKGKKNTFKEEGVPFTSKASANLYGLNVNYRF